A part of Jiangella alba genomic DNA contains:
- a CDS encoding ABC transporter permease → MIKIVLRRLLIGLFVMWGAASLIFVIVRVAPGDPATVMLGPDADPEQIARLHETLGLDRPMFAQYLSFLGDAARLDFGDSHRLGRPAMEAVFDRLPATIELTLAATAIAVVVGLTLGLVAGGRPGGVVDRVVSAATIALQSFPTFWVGIMLILVFALGLRLLPSAGVGTPQHMVLPAITLALPFTAIVARLTRSSVAESMREPYVQTARSKGLTEPQVLLGHALRNSLIPVVTVVGLQMGALMGGAVIVENVFAWPGLGSLVVDAVANRDYAVVQAVTLLIAGIVMVLNLVADLLYTQLDPRIRMEGAS, encoded by the coding sequence ATGATCAAGATCGTCCTCCGCCGCCTGCTCATCGGCCTCTTCGTGATGTGGGGCGCCGCCTCGCTGATCTTCGTCATCGTCCGCGTCGCGCCGGGCGACCCCGCCACCGTCATGCTCGGACCGGACGCCGACCCCGAGCAGATCGCCCGGCTGCACGAGACGCTCGGCCTGGACCGGCCGATGTTCGCGCAGTACCTGAGCTTCCTCGGCGACGCGGCCCGGCTCGACTTCGGCGACTCGCACCGGCTCGGCCGGCCGGCGATGGAGGCGGTGTTCGACCGGCTCCCGGCCACGATCGAGCTGACCCTCGCGGCCACGGCGATCGCCGTCGTCGTCGGCCTGACGCTGGGCCTGGTGGCCGGCGGCCGGCCGGGCGGCGTGGTCGACCGCGTCGTGTCGGCGGCGACCATCGCGCTGCAGTCGTTCCCGACGTTCTGGGTCGGCATCATGCTGATCCTGGTGTTCGCGCTCGGGCTGCGGCTGCTGCCCAGCGCCGGTGTCGGCACGCCACAGCACATGGTGCTGCCGGCGATCACGCTGGCGCTGCCGTTCACGGCCATCGTCGCCCGGCTGACCCGCAGCTCCGTCGCCGAGTCGATGCGCGAGCCGTACGTGCAGACCGCCCGGTCCAAGGGGCTGACGGAGCCGCAGGTGCTGCTCGGGCACGCCCTGCGCAACTCGCTGATCCCGGTCGTGACGGTGGTCGGCCTGCAGATGGGCGCACTGATGGGCGGCGCCGTCATCGTCGAGAACGTGTTCGCCTGGCCCGGACTCGGGTCGCTGGTCGTCGACGCCGTCGCCAACCGCGACTACGCCGTCGTCCAGGCCGTGACGCTGCTGATCGCGGGCATCGTCATGGTGCTCAACCTGGTCGCGGACCTGCTGTACACCCAGCTCGATCCGCGCATCCGCATGGAGGGGGCGTCGTGA
- a CDS encoding ABC transporter permease: MTAAVTLDTSIATTRRRRGGWLGKIPYVVIGLYVLVGLVGPLLLDYDPVHTPLEDRLLSPGSTTADGGTAWLGTDDLGRDVLAQIVYGARTSVLIGVATVGIASVVGLLLGAVAGYARGWLDAVLARIFDVLLAFPAILLAIVIAGAFQRSVLLVVVALSATAWISFARVTRSVALSLRERAWVDAARVLGVPQRAILWRHILPFTAGPIVALATLEFALVVLAEAGLSFLGIGLPASTVSWGQTIANGKAYLETAWWISTLPGIALSLLIINVGILGDQLTARYGRGRRDA; this comes from the coding sequence GTGACCGCCGCCGTCACCCTGGACACCTCGATCGCCACCACCCGGCGCCGCCGCGGCGGCTGGCTGGGCAAGATCCCGTACGTCGTCATCGGGCTGTACGTGCTGGTCGGGCTCGTGGGGCCGCTGCTCCTGGACTACGACCCCGTCCACACGCCGCTGGAGGACCGGCTGCTGTCGCCGGGCTCGACGACGGCCGACGGCGGCACGGCGTGGCTCGGCACCGACGATCTCGGCCGCGACGTGCTGGCCCAGATCGTCTACGGCGCCCGCACGTCGGTGCTCATCGGTGTCGCGACGGTGGGCATCGCGAGCGTCGTCGGGCTGCTGCTCGGCGCCGTCGCCGGGTACGCCCGCGGCTGGCTGGACGCCGTCCTGGCCCGCATCTTCGACGTGCTGCTGGCGTTCCCCGCCATCCTGCTCGCCATCGTCATCGCCGGGGCGTTCCAGCGCAGCGTCCTGCTGGTGGTGGTCGCGCTGTCGGCCACCGCGTGGATCTCGTTCGCCCGGGTCACCCGCAGCGTGGCCCTGTCGCTGCGGGAGCGGGCCTGGGTCGACGCGGCCCGCGTGCTCGGCGTGCCGCAGCGCGCCATCCTGTGGCGGCACATCCTCCCGTTCACCGCCGGGCCGATCGTCGCGCTGGCGACGCTGGAGTTCGCGCTGGTGGTGCTGGCCGAGGCGGGTCTGAGCTTCCTCGGCATCGGGCTGCCCGCGTCGACGGTGTCGTGGGGGCAGACCATCGCGAACGGCAAGGCCTATCTCGAGACGGCGTGGTGGATCTCCACCCTCCCCGGCATCGCGCTGTCGCTGTTGATCATCAACGTCGGGATCCTCGGCGACCAGCTGACCGCCCGGTACGGGCGCGGCCGCCGCGACGCCTAG